The following proteins come from a genomic window of Dreissena polymorpha isolate Duluth1 chromosome 1, UMN_Dpol_1.0, whole genome shotgun sequence:
- the LOC127864841 gene encoding nmrA-like family domain-containing protein 1: MFSCYGRSEQKYRPMGCGMSSEVPEGEPRTVVVFGATGLLGGAVARALLEDPLHFRVRAVTRRPSSERARKLAEEGAVIVTANQNDIASLEKAMEGADAMFLTTHYWEDKNKEKEIVRGLNAIDAAVHKGLTHIVFNGSENVKRAIGKDCGHLDSKAAIEGYLREVGVNFTIIRLPFWYENFYTVFRPHQVKYGVYAIPLPMEGKPLDMISVDDVGGCVMHILARPKFYSRQELNLAADRLSVDQIARVFSKNFFNKKFITPNIRVKDYEKFDFPGAQELAAMFAFYQSDLAIRDIKLTKKLNSNLKTFDKWLDLEAEKVENAIKEGTKEIESTKKT, from the exons ACCGATGGGGTGTGGCATGAGCTCTGAAGTTCCGGAAGGAGAGCCCAGGACGGTGGTAGTGTTCGGCGCCACAGGGCTGCTGGGTGGAGCAGTTGCGCGCGCACTCCTAGAGGACCCCCTGCACTTTCGGGTGCGAGCGGTGACAAGGCGGCCGTCGAGCGAACGTGCTAGGAAATTGGCCGAGGAAG GCGCAGTGATCGTGACTGCGAACCAGAATGACATCGCAAGCCTCGAGAAGGCGATGGAGGGAGCAGACGCCATGTTCCTCACCACGCATTACTGGGAAGACAAGAATAAGGAGAAGGAGATAGTCAGA GGTCTGAACGCTATTGACGCCGCGGTGCACAAGGGCCTCACACACATCGTTTTCAACGGGTCGGAGAACGTCAAGCGCGCCATAGGGAAGGACTGCGGCCACCTCGACAGCAAGGCGGCAATAGAGGGCTACCTTAGGGAAGTCG GCGTCAACTTCACGATCATACGACTGCCGTTCTGGTATGAGAATTTCTATACCGTGTTCCGACCACACCAAGTGAAATACGGAGTGTACGCGATAC CGCTGCCCATGGAGGGCAAGCCTCTAGACATGATCTCCGTGGATGATGTCGGGGGGTGCGTGATGCACATCCTGGCACGGCCCAAGTTCTACTCCCGACAGGAACTCAACCTGGCGGCTGACCGGCTCTCCGTTGACCAGATCGCTCGAGTCTTCTCCAAGAACTTTTTCAATAAGAAGTTCATCACACCAAAC ATTCGGGTCAAAGATTACGAAAAGTTTGATTTCCCCGGTGCACAGgaactggcagccatgtttgccTTTTACCAAAGTGACCTTGCTATTCGGGACATAAAACTAACGAAGAAATTGAATTCTAATTTGAAAACGTTCGACAAGTGGCTGGACCTTGAAGCGGAAAAGGTGGAAAATGCGATCAAGGAGGGTACGAAAGAAATAGAGAGTACAAAAAAGACTTAG